The genomic stretch taattaaaaatctctccacaataggagagatttggagggaaattgtatccaaacatccACACCACATTCCCCCTCCCCTGCCCATCTCTCCCTtcccctcccctctctttccctccacttttgctatccaaatacACCCTTAGGACgttaggccttgtttggatacaaaaaatggagggaagggaAAAGGAGGGGAGGGATGATGGAGAGTGAGATTTCCCTCCAAATTATTCCTTTGTTGGAGGGGAAATAAAGTGCcttggagggaaatggagggatccaaTTCCGTTCCCCTCTAAATCCCTTATCCCTCCACCTCCATTTGGCTAACCAAACAAGGGAGTTTgcatccctccaaatccctcccctccctttctctCCAAATCCCCCAATCCAAACACAACCTTAAAGTTTAAACTAACAAGCATGTATAAAAAATAAAAAGCTAATAACATATTCAAGGTGTTACTAAGGGCTACATGATGTACTGAATAAATCCAACAAGCTCATTTGATCCATTATACCCAATCACTCAAGGACTCAACCTACTTCATTTGCTGACAAAATCCTGATCTAGATAGTAAAATCGTATGATCCAAAGGGTCGTGACCAATCGGATCTTAGGTGAGACTTATGTTTTTTGGATCTGAGTAGAATCCTAACTAGGTTCTACTATCCTACAACATAACCATTCAATTCTATACGACTAGGCAGTAGGAAATATTTTTGTTAATGCTGGCACAAATAAAATCTCTTTCAAACATGTAAACAATGGTGTTACTAAAAGAATTTCTGGAGCAAAACCTCACACTCCATACATAATTTTCCATTTTCAGCGCAGGGGAGAAAGAGTCTTTAGTGGACATGCAAGACTTATACTCGTAAATAACAATGAGAAAGGTCTGTTTAGGGGGATATTATGGAGGAACTTACTAGTCTATTTCTCACTTGATGTGGACATCCAGCAGGAATGAAAACAGCCTCACCAAGATGTTGCTCAAATGTCCAAGGTTCAACGCCTAAAAAAAAATCAGACAGAATTGAGAAGTGTGATGCGACCATCGGCAGAAAGCAGCAACCATAGTAAGCAAAAAAAATATACTTACCAAACTCTTCCTTCAGCTGTTTCTTATGCTTCTCACTCAAATAGAAGGTTTGATCATGGATAGGATGAATGACCTAAGTACATCAAAGACGAAAGTTCACAACTAAGAAAACAAATGTATAAACAGTTACATTTGTACTGTCTGTTGACAAGGTTAAACCGTTCATTACAATGGCTTTCAGGTCATAAAACTTAACCCAGCCATTTGTTTATAAGTGGTCTTTTCACATTCAAGAAAGTGTGAGATAGTTTTGGCGATATAATTTGCTTATTGACACAACCCCCACCTACACACGATGTGTAATTTAATTATCCTTTAAAGAAGAAAATTCAGAATGAGTCCTACAGGCCCACGAAGCTTACAGATTTGATAGGAAGTTTATTGATGTGGCGAAACTCCTGATGGTGTTTTCTCAAATATTCTACAATCTTAGGAACATCTTCCCTTCGGAATATGTCCCAGACAGCGCCTCCATAGGCCTTATTTCCATCTAAGCCGTTCTGTTCAAATGCTGAATCCTGCTGTCCACTGAAGTTCGGAACTTCTGAAGCACAGCTTCGATTGTTTGCATAATCAGCTTCTCCAGCCGACGAAAGTTCTTCATCAATAGCAGAACTGCAACCAACATCCGACTTTTGTAGAGCATCAGTTCTACAACTCGGTGAAGAAGAAGATACTTCAGTTACTTTTTCTCCTTTCAGCTTGTGTATACTCTTTTGCTTCCGTGAGTCATCAACTGATGTTGTATGCATTAACACATTAACCTacgaagagaaaaaaaaaaaaaaaaaacaagtcacTGGACAAGGGAAACTCATTGCATTTGCATAATCTTGCTGAGTTTGGTCAAATAATCTCCGTAATGCATTTTGTTCGGTAACAGTGATTTGTCCATTTGAATTTCACAAATTCCCATACAAGACATCTTGTGATAAGATTATCACAAGGGTGATCCATATTATGGTATttactatttatttttattttttaaatgggATGACAGGTATATGAGCAAGGATTCTAGTAGAATAGGGCTGGTCTCACATTATATTGATATGAGATTCTCGCATAAGAAACTAATGTAAAGTTTAATCACGGAGCTCTATGAGGATAATAATTAGAGATCCGGAATAGTTCAACACATCCAAAAAAGGAGGATAATAATTAGAGATCCTGAATAGTTCAACAAATCCACAAAGGTATCTACAACAACATTAcaccagtgcctcaatggctccagCAAATTGCGGGGTGGGGGGTGTATGCAGTCTTACCCTCGTGTTAGCAACACAAATAGACTTTCCGACTGACCCAATATGAAAATTTGCGTCGAAACCTACACCGAATGACTGGAAGTTCACAATACAAAGAAGCACCgtcactttagtgagccattttgctttattccatcataatccggAACCAAAGAGAGTAACGAATCCTTGGCTCCATAGAAAAATGGAAAAATCCACAAAGGTATTTAAGTGTAaaattttaatttcaattatGAATTAAAATTGGCCTATGACTTCAGGTCTGACATCATTTAGCCATCTTGAAGAACCAAAAAAATGATTCAGTTCGGCAATCCAAGTGTACTTTGTAGCATTTGTGAGAACATCCTTCCTGAGTCCTGACCTGTTTTTCTATGTTTTGTTATGGCATAACTAAATAGGTTGATAATCAATATCAATTTTGAGGGATTTTCTACAATATCAACAGACGGCAATTTGTGCACAGAAAAGAAAAATGGGACATTTATCTGAGAATGTCAGAAATCAGAAATAAAATAATTACCGCATCAGATATATCACAATGCAATTTTGTCACTGAATCACCATCACCAAGCTCTTCCTTATGCCCATATGCAATATATGTTTTGGGTCCCAAATCTGGCTTTGGAGCACCATCAGGAATCTTCGAAGTAAGATTGAGGATACCAGATTCAGGATGAGTATAATCACTATAGGGAAGCATCATTATGAACTCAGAATTATGTCTTGGCATGCATTCTCCAAAGGAATTTGAAGCAGGCCAATCCTTCAGTTTTAAAATCTCTGGCCAACCATTACTGTGTAAGCGACCTTCAACGTAACCCTTAAAAAAGTGATAAATATCAATCTCCACCTACAAAAAATGGAGATAGAGGTTGTGGTTAATGGCTATAAAATGACATACTCCATGTGGGGATACTATTAATTGCTTATTGTGGTTTTCATCAAGCACAAACTGTGAACAAAAAATTCAAGGAGTGACAGAGAGGGACTGATTGTCAGAACGGTTCTTCAACTAAATTCTGAAATCACGGTAAATCCAAGCGAGGATACTATTCTGGATAGACAGAATTATTTGATCAAGCAGACTAATAGAATATTTTACACAGCAAGGGGAAAGCAAAGTAAGAATGCCCTAACCCGTAAGTTTAGACATACAGCTCAAGTGATGTATGTCACAAGAACCCAGCGAGTATATTCTATAGATTTACCACCTGCAGTTAGTACATCTACGGTCTATTGGCATACTTTACGGTATACTCCCCTCTATTTTTTTCAAAGCTTCTTGCTTGTGACGgcctaatcccgtcacaagctgaagacctctcacaaaaagggagaggggacaaggtggggaaCCCCCCATGTGCtcccccactcacctctcatgggtatttttgtgagaggaaatggtatccgtcacaagcttgtgacggatattgccgtcttcaatgagattttgtgattttttttatatatgtcaTCTAACATTTTGAGACACTCACTCCTCTCTTCAATATATCTCAAAATATGAGTAAATATTACTGCATCGAAAGctaattttgttatttttggacaatatatttttgtaaaaatcaaagtCAAAGACTTGCCTCAAAAAACAAAAATGAAGTCATATGTAAGAAAATGGAGTAATAAATATGCGATCCACAATTTTCCAAAAGTGAAAAAGGGTGCAGCTACAATATCATATCACACTTTCAAAACCATCATCATACCTTGAAAGCATTTCACGTACCTCACACCAGTCCAAACAATCGATTGCCTTCACATCAAGAGTTTCCTCCTTGAGTATCTTTTTGGCTCCTCTGAAAGCCCTGAACATAACCATTGGCTCCCAACTCAAACCAGAAGCCTTTTTTAAAACATCCCTAACAATTACAGGCTCACCATGTCTCCAATGCCTTTGAAAATGATCAATTTGAACTTCATCAATGTCCATAGCACTTGGACAGTAAAGAAAGTTATCATGCATTTCATCCCTTGAAGCTGCCTTTCTTGTTTCTTGGGATCTTCCTTCAACACCCGAAAATGTTTTTGGGCAAAAAAGACACTCCAAACCAGTATCCTTGTCAGTAAAATCATAATCTGTGGTGACCTCATCGATGCTTTTTATCAGGTTATCTACCCAATCGGATTCGAAGATTCGTCTTAGTTCTAGCATGTTAAGGCCACAACCACCAAATGCTTTTGGAGGACAAGGAATTCTGCCATCGATGGAGGTTTTCCAACAAAATCTACTGGGTAGACACTTCCCAACTACAGATTCTGGAGCATTCCTTGTTTTAGAGACATCAGGAGTCTCGTCCTTAACTGTCGTACTATGAAACAACAAATCTTCCCTTACCCTTTGACATGAAGAGTCGGCTTCAACGCCATCAGATATTGAACCTTCTCTTAGTTCTTGACAGCAGGATAGACACAGATCATAAGAACAAACAGGATTGGGGCAGCTTCGATGTACATTTACAATGGAAGTACTGCAATTATCGCTGCCAATTGAGATTATAAAAGTATGTTGTCAATTGAGACATCTAACCAAGAAGAACTATGGACAGTTATTTTGCTACACTTtcaagaaaaaagaagaaaccgtAGAAGGTCAAGCAAGACCTAGGTAAATGGTACTAAACTACTAATTCAGAAAAGGGAAAGAGTGAAAGGCTATTTTGTCAGGCTGCAGTAACAGTAAAATTATCTTCAAAGGTATCAAAACACATCATACATAAATACAACATGGCGCTTTATTAATTTAACCAGCAAGTGCACATACCAGTATACTCTGTCATCCACATCAAGACTAGTCTTCCTTATGTCCTCTTGTTTAATAGGTTTGCCTGCACATAAAGCGAAAATACATAAAGATAACTCGATACTTGAATTAAACCGGCCATTAAAGAAGAACTAAATCAATATAAATTAGAATGCTTTCGTTCTTTTTTCAACTGTGTCCCTAAGCATGTCTCCATCACAACAAGTTGCTTTGATATAGATTAAGCATTGGCAGAAGAGTATACCTAGTATTCTAGCTTCTTCATCTAACTCGAATTTTTGTTCCTCTTGTACGTGTCTTAGAAGGGGGTTGATTTTCCACATCAAGTATAGTAATCTCTCTAGCTTGATCTTACTATTAGGTCCTTTACAACTGGCCTACAAACATCAAACTTATCATGTGTCACACTCTCGTACAAAACTAGTAGCAAAATTATGAAATGAAGAGACGAAGAGCAGAAGAAGTGCTTGCACCTCCAAAACTAGGCTATCCTGGAGACAGTATCTACAATTGCAGTTGCCACGACAAAAAGGGCATGCCTCCTGCACTTCCTTCATTGTTTTTCCAGGATACCTGATTCATTGTGCTTTATTTTGAGACAGAACATTAAACTAGTCGATCAACAATGGTAGCAACAAAATGTTAAGATTCAAATAATCTCAACAACAAATTAATACAATTATCAAAAATGACATGCTTACTTATTCAAATGATTAcagataaataataaataaataggcTAGATAAACTAGCTTCTATAGTAACTACGAAAATTATCTAGTATCTACGAAATACCTTCAATAGAAACAATGAATTTTTCATTGATAAGCTAACACAATTTTTCACTTGAAAAATAAAGACATACTCCAGTTTATAGTACATTACCATTTTTCAAGGCACTGGTAGCAGTAACGTTTCTTTTTGCAATGTAAGCAGGAGACAACATCATCTTTATGTTTATCACAATTTAGGCACTGATGACACATCGAAGTTTGCTCTTTTTTCAGGGCGCTGACTTCCTGAACAATATATCTTATCAGAATAACTACAATCCAAGTATGTAACAATATAGCTACATACTTTCAACTTGAACATGAGAAAAATAACAACCCAGCTAAAGAACAAGAACGGCAGTATTCAATCTAGTTTCATGCCTATCACCAAACTGCATCATGGCATTAACAGCATTACCCAAATGCCTGAATAGCTCCCGCTTGTTGCAGGTTAAGGGGAAGCCTTACCCTTGTGCTAGTAGAAATAAAATAGCATCACAATGCATTTCATGATACACGAAGCATAGAGAGTTTATGAAACGTTTTGCTTCATTCCAAAAAATGAAACTAAGAATATTGATTTCAGAAACACGGGTTCTCATGAATCTTAGCCATCTAgtatgacaaaaaaaaaaaaaaaaaaaaattcacaagcTGGCTTGCCAATTACCATCAACTTTTTCAGAATCAGTCATGGTCATTAACCAAAACATATTACTTTCAGTAGTTAACATCAATCCGCAGGTCTTTCATGGTTGATCCACACTGATATCTTCCATTAGTTTTTTTTCGCAGCTATCTTATTCGTTCTTTATAACTTCAATGTTTTCAGTTCTACATAACAATCTATACCTATGAGCTTGCAATGAAAAATTTTTACCATGAGAGCTAAAGGCAAAACTATCATAACCATCTAATTTCCCCAGTCCTCCCTCTAAACCACCTAAACCCTGCATATTAATATATACGGAGTACCAAACAAAGTAACTATCATTTTTCCAGGAAGCTTTACCTCGGGTGTGTCATTTTCTCCCATCTGGTAGTTAACAGCCTTTCTCCTAGGCCTCAGCTTTTCAACATTTGTTCTAAGCAGTTTCTTAGTATCATCGGCTTGACAACGTCTAGACTCCAGAGGAAATGCAACAAAGCTTCCCGTATCCTTCTCCACAGTCAACCTACTTTTCCCAGCCCCTGAGCTCACAACTTTATGAAGTACCCCACCAACAAGAATCACTCTTTTGTTTTTTATTCCTTTAGGCCGTCCACGCTTCTTTCTCCGGGAAAAATGAGTTTTAACTGTCTCATTTGCCCCGTCTTCAAAACCTAGCTTTTCAGTTGAACCATCAAGCTCTCCAAGCTCGTTCTTACCACTCTGAACCATTTCACTTCCGGAAGCCTCACTTGCTTGTTCCAATGCACCTTCTATAGCCCCCTCACATTTCATCTTCTTAGAGCCCTTGGACCGCCCACCCCTCTCTACCTTCTTTTCCAGCTCTACCCCTCTCTCGGTAGCTACAACCATAGCCTTCCTAGTCTTTGAACCCTTGGGCCGTCCACGCCTCTTTACCTTATTTTCCAACTCAACCCCTCTCACAGCAGCTACAACCATAGCCTTACTATTAATAAAACCCTTGGGACGCCCACGCTTCTTTACCTCCTTTCCAAATCCTTCCCCAGTCTCAGCAACCTCCATAATACCGTTTTCTTTCGAGCTCATTTTATCCAAATCATCCCCTTCTCCATCCTCATTAGGGAAATCAAAAACTGTCAATGCACAAACACTAGCATTGGCTCCATCATCAACCTTCCCAAAATCTGTACTAACCCCATTGCTCAACACAAGATCacattttgtcttatttttcgAACCCTTGGGTCGTCCTCGTCTCTTTACCTTTTCCTCAAGCTTCTCTCCACCGTCAGCATCCTCCAtaactttcttctttctcttctttaaACCCTTGACCCTACCATTTTTCTTCTCGGTAACTTCTCCAGCCTCATCAGGAAAAACAACCTCGATTGCACTCACATTAGGAGAAACAACCAATTCCCAACCATTGATATACCCTTTATCACAAACCTCACCACCTTCACTCTCTTTCGAGTCATTCCTAGATTCAATTATCCTTTCTGCTTCCTTCACGAGCCCGTTCCCATCCTCCTCGTTCTTTTTTCTCTTCTTCAAACTCCTAACCCCGCCACTTCGACTCCCACCCCCTTTTCTACCCTCATTGTAAGAACCAGCCACCATCAATCCACAAACAATAACCCCTGCCCCTCCCCCTTCCCTCCTACCACTTGGACCACCCTCATGACTCAACCCTACACCACTAACCTCACCACAATTCACTTCTGGCTTATTCTTCGACCCCTTTGGCCGCTCTCCACTAACCTCACCACCCTTCACTTTCGGCTTATTCTTCGACCCCTTTGGCTGCCCTCCACTAACCTCACCACAACTCACTTTTGGCTTGTTCTTCGACCCCTTTGGCCGCCCTAGCTTCTTCTTTGCAGTCACCACCTCATTACCACCACCTGAAACAACAACTAACTCGCCTCCACGACACAAATCCTCATCTTTTTCCCCATTTCCAACGACAACCATTCCGCTTttaccctcaaaaccctcatcttGCTCACTATCAGACTCAAACAACTGCCTAACCCTCTTACTAACATCCTGAAATCCATCTCCTTCACCTTCCACACTCACACCACCCTCACCACCATACAAATTCCCATTTTGCCCCAGAAATCCAGCCCCTTCACCACCATTATCTCCACCCACACAACCCAAATTACCAATTTGCCCCTGACATCCAACCCCTTCACCATTACCTCCACCGACTAGACCTTCCTTCACAACCTCAACACAACCCAAATTACCAATTTGCCCTTGAATTTCAATTCCATCACCATTCCATCCACCCAAATCACCAATTTGCCCCTGAAATTGAATTCCTTCACGATTACTTCCACCCACTAAACCCACCTCCTTCAAAATCTCACCACTACCCAAGTTACCATTTTGCCCCTGactttcaactcctccaccaCCACCAGTACCCTTGATCACACTTTTCTTAGTCTTAGACCCTTTAGGTCTACCTCTTTTCCTTTTTTGCCCCTGACCCACCATTTCTTCTCCTCCAATTCCCCcaaagtttgaatcttttctcCCCTCACTTAAACCACCACCAAGGGCAGAACCGTCATTTCCTCCTTCCCCTGATACCTTTATTCCTCCACCAAGGGCAAAACCGTCATTTCCATCACTACCCACATCACCTAACAACAACCCCATGATATCTTCCCCTTCACTAAACACACCCCACTCACCAACATTCCCTACACCACCTCCGCCGCCTCCCACACCGTCTCCGCCAACGCCGTTCGCCGGCGAGCTGAAATCTAATAGAGGGCGGTAAGGCTCCATTTTTGTGAAGAATAAGAAGA from Silene latifolia isolate original U9 population chromosome 5, ASM4854445v1, whole genome shotgun sequence encodes the following:
- the LOC141656727 gene encoding uncharacterized protein LOC141656727 isoform X2, giving the protein MEPYRPLLDFSSPANGVGGDGVGGGGGGVGNVGEWGVFSEGEDIMGLLLGDVGSDGNDGFALGGGIKVSGEGGNDGSALGGGLSEGRKDSNFGGIGGEEMVGQGQKRKRGRPKGSKTKKSVIKGTGGGGGVESQGQNGNLGSGEILKEVGLVGGSNREGIQFQGQIGDLGGWNGDGIEIQGQIGNLGCVEVVKEGLVGGGNGEGVGCQGQIGNLGCVGGDNGGEGAGFLGQNGNLYGGEGGVSVEGEGDGFQDVSKRVRQLFESDSEQDEGFEGKSGMVVVGNGEKDEDLCRGGELVVVSGGGNEVVTAKKKLGRPKGSKNKPKVSCGEVSGGQPKGSKNKPKVKGGEVSGERPKGSKNKPEVNCGEVSGVGLSHEGGPSGRREGGGAGVIVCGLMVAGSYNEGRKGGGSRSGGVRSLKKRKKNEEDGNGLVKEAERIIESRNDSKESEGGEVCDKGYINGWELVVSPNVSAIEVVFPDEAGEVTEKKNGRVKGLKKRKKKVMEDADGGEKLEEKVKRRGRPKGSKNKTKCDLVLSNGVSTDFGKVDDGANASVCALTVFDFPNEDGEGDDLDKMSSKENGIMEVAETGEGFGKEVKKRGRPKGFINSKAMVVAAVRGVELENKVKRRGRPKGSKTRKAMVVATERGVELEKKVERGGRSKGSKKMKCEGAIEGALEQASEASGSEMVQSGKNELGELDGSTEKLGFEDGANETVKTHFSRRKKRGRPKGIKNKRVILVGGVLHKVVSSGAGKSRLTVEKDTGSFVAFPLESRRCQADDTKKLLRTNVEKLRPRRKAVNYQMGENDTPEEVSALKKEQTSMCHQCLNCDKHKDDVVSCLHCKKKRYCYQCLEKWYPGKTMKEVQEACPFCRGNCNCRYCLQDSLVLEASCKGPNSKIKLERLLYLMWKINPLLRHVQEEQKFELDEEARILGKPIKQEDIRKTSLDVDDRVYCDNCSTSIVNVHRSCPNPVCSYDLCLSCCQELREGSISDGVEADSSCQRVREDLLFHSTTVKDETPDVSKTRNAPESVVGKCLPSRFCWKTSIDGRIPCPPKAFGGCGLNMLELRRIFESDWVDNLIKSIDEVTTDYDFTDKDTGLECLFCPKTFSGVEGRSQETRKAASRDEMHDNFLYCPSAMDIDEVQIDHFQRHWRHGEPVIVRDVLKKASGLSWEPMVMFRAFRGAKKILKEETLDVKAIDCLDWCEVEIDIYHFFKGYVEGRLHSNGWPEILKLKDWPASNSFGECMPRHNSEFIMMLPYSDYTHPESGILNLTSKIPDGAPKPDLGPKTYIAYGHKEELGDGDSVTKLHCDISDAVNVLMHTTSVDDSRKQKSIHKLKGEKVTEVSSSSPSCRTDALQKSDVGCSSAIDEELSSAGEADYANNRSCASEVPNFSGQQDSAFEQNGLDGNKAYGGAVWDIFRREDVPKIVEYLRKHHQEFRHINKLPIKSVIHPIHDQTFYLSEKHKKQLKEEFGVEPWTFEQHLGEAVFIPAGCPHQVRNRLSCIKVALDFVSPENVQQCIQLTEEFRLLPKNHRSKEDKLEVKKMAIYAASAALNEARELMTDPELGFTQMARPN
- the LOC141656727 gene encoding uncharacterized protein LOC141656727 isoform X1 yields the protein MEPYRPLLDFSSPANGVGGDGVGGGGGGVGNVGEWGVFSEGEDIMGLLLGDVGSDGNDGFALGGGIKVSGEGGNDGSALGGGLSEGRKDSNFGGIGGEEMVGQGQKRKRGRPKGSKTKKSVIKGTGGGGGVESQGQNGNLGSGEILKEVGLVGGSNREGIQFQGQIGDLGGWNGDGIEIQGQIGNLGCVEVVKEGLVGGGNGEGVGCQGQIGNLGCVGGDNGGEGAGFLGQNGNLYGGEGGVSVEGEGDGFQDVSKRVRQLFESDSEQDEGFEGKSGMVVVGNGEKDEDLCRGGELVVVSGGGNEVVTAKKKLGRPKGSKNKPKVSCGEVSGGQPKGSKNKPKVKGGEVSGERPKGSKNKPEVNCGEVSGVGLSHEGGPSGRREGGGAGVIVCGLMVAGSYNEGRKGGGSRSGGVRSLKKRKKNEEDGNGLVKEAERIIESRNDSKESEGGEVCDKGYINGWELVVSPNVSAIEVVFPDEAGEVTEKKNGRVKGLKKRKKKVMEDADGGEKLEEKVKRRGRPKGSKNKTKCDLVLSNGVSTDFGKVDDGANASVCALTVFDFPNEDGEGDDLDKMSSKENGIMEVAETGEGFGKEVKKRGRPKGFINSKAMVVAAVRGVELENKVKRRGRPKGSKTRKAMVVATERGVELEKKVERGGRSKGSKKMKCEGAIEGALEQASEASGSEMVQSGKNELGELDGSTEKLGFEDGANETVKTHFSRRKKRGRPKGIKNKRVILVGGVLHKVVSSGAGKSRLTVEKDTGSFVAFPLESRRCQADDTKKLLRTNVEKLRPRRKAVNYQMGENDTPEEVSALKKEQTSMCHQCLNCDKHKDDVVSCLHCKKKRYCYQCLEKWYPGKTMKEVQEACPFCRGNCNCRYCLQDSLVLEASCKGPNSKIKLERLLYLMWKINPLLRHVQEEQKFELDEEARILGKPIKQEDIRKTSLDVDDRVYCDNCSTSIVNVHRSCPNPVCSYDLCLSCCQELREGSISDGVEADSSCQRVREDLLFHSTTVKDETPDVSKTRNAPESVVGKCLPSRFCWKTSIDGRIPCPPKAFGGCGLNMLELRRIFESDWVDNLIKSIDEVTTDYDFTDKDTGLECLFCPKTFSGVEGRSQETRKAASRDEMHDNFLYCPSAMDIDEVQIDHFQRHWRHGEPVIVRDVLKKASGLSWEPMVMFRAFRGAKKILKEETLDVKAIDCLDWCEVEIDIYHFFKGYVEGRLHSNGWPEILKLKDWPASNSFGECMPRHNSEFIMMLPYSDYTHPESGILNLTSKIPDGAPKPDLGPKTYIAYGHKEELGDGDSVTKLHCDISDAVNVLMHTTSVDDSRKQKSIHKLKGEKVTEVSSSSPSCRTDALQKSDVGCSSAIDEELSSAGEADYANNRSCASEVPNFSGQQDSAFEQNGLDGNKAYGGAVWDIFRREDVPKIVEYLRKHHQEFRHINKLPIKSVIHPIHDQTFYLSEKHKKQLKEEFGKYIFFAYYGCCFLPMVASHFSILSDFFLGVEPWTFEQHLGEAVFIPAGCPHQVRNRLSCIKVALDFVSPENVQQCIQLTEEFRLLPKNHRSKEDKLEVKKMAIYAASAALNEARELMTDPELGFTQMARPN